In Arachis hypogaea cultivar Tifrunner chromosome 2, arahy.Tifrunner.gnm2.J5K5, whole genome shotgun sequence, a genomic segment contains:
- the LOC112744841 gene encoding uncharacterized protein, which yields MSVIQKFFIASMFMWVVPVAILYGFNNNLFPGADNLSPYSVTLVSGFLAVISVNVVIAFYIYLAMKEPAEKHEPDPKFLAEAKASMKQPTTNAPQSSESQKKEQ from the exons ATGAGTGTGATTCAGAAGTTTTTCATTGCTTCAATGTTCATGTGGGTTGTCCCTGTTGCAATTCTATATGGTTTTAACAATAATCTGTTTCCTG GAGCAGACAATTTGTCCCCTTACTCTGTGACACTAGTGAGTGGATTTCTTGCGGTTATATCAGTTAATGTAGTCATAGCATTTTACATATACTTGGCGATGAAGGAACCTGCCGAAAAACACGAGCCAGATCCCAAATTTCTCGCTGAGGCCAAGGCTAGTATGAAGCAGCCTACAACCAATGCTCCGCAATCTTCTGAGTCTCAGAAGAAAGAACAATAG